A genomic segment from Barrientosiimonas humi encodes:
- a CDS encoding alpha/beta hydrolase — protein MADKPTVVLVHGFWGGAAHWGKVIVELRKRGYDKLNAVEVPLTSLADDAGRTREMLDSVEGPIVLVGHSYGGAVITEAGGHDKVQALVYVAAFAPDAGESPGGLSQARPPAAFSTIAEDDNGYLWVKQEDFRESFCQDLPEDEALVMAVTQKAPKASTFGDEITDPAWKSKPSWYQVSTQDRMIDPDNERQMAQRMQPREIVELDASHASLASQPAAICDLIDKAAQEVAGA, from the coding sequence ATGGCAGACAAGCCCACCGTCGTACTCGTCCACGGTTTCTGGGGCGGCGCCGCCCACTGGGGCAAGGTGATCGTCGAGCTGCGCAAGCGCGGCTACGACAAGCTCAACGCGGTCGAGGTGCCGCTCACCTCGCTGGCCGACGACGCGGGTCGCACCCGAGAGATGCTCGACTCGGTCGAGGGCCCGATCGTGCTGGTCGGTCACTCCTACGGCGGCGCGGTCATCACCGAGGCCGGCGGCCACGACAAGGTGCAGGCGCTGGTCTACGTCGCGGCGTTCGCGCCCGACGCGGGGGAGAGCCCCGGCGGCCTCAGCCAGGCCCGTCCGCCGGCCGCGTTCTCCACCATCGCCGAGGACGACAACGGCTACCTGTGGGTCAAGCAGGAGGACTTCCGCGAGAGCTTCTGCCAGGACCTGCCCGAGGACGAGGCGCTGGTCATGGCCGTCACCCAGAAGGCGCCCAAGGCCTCCACGTTCGGCGACGAGATCACCGACCCGGCGTGGAAGAGCAAGCCGTCCTGGTACCAGGTGTCGACCCAGGACCGGATGATCGACCCGGACAACGAGCGGCAGATGGCCCAGCGCATGCAGCCGCGCGAGATCGTCGAGCTGGACGCCAGCCACGCCTCGCTCGCCTCGCAGCCGGCCGCGATCTGCGACCTCATCGACAAGGCCGCCCAGGAGGTCGCCGGCGCCTGA
- a CDS encoding nitroreductase family deazaflavin-dependent oxidoreductase yields MADGPQTQDVHYRRPGWFTRNVLNRAISALARRGWSFWGSRVLETRGRRTGEPRRTPVNVLELDGRTYLVAARGTTEWVRNVRADDGRLALLLGRHRKTYRAHELGPSEQVPVLRAYLKRWKAEVGAFFDGVGPDSTDAELAAVAHRHPAFRLEPASGVARD; encoded by the coding sequence ATGGCCGACGGACCGCAGACGCAGGACGTCCACTACCGCCGCCCGGGGTGGTTCACCCGCAACGTGCTCAACCGAGCGATCAGCGCGCTGGCCCGTCGCGGCTGGTCGTTCTGGGGGTCCCGGGTGCTCGAGACGCGCGGCCGGCGCACCGGCGAGCCCCGGCGTACGCCGGTGAACGTGCTCGAGCTGGACGGCCGCACCTACCTCGTGGCAGCGCGCGGGACCACCGAGTGGGTGCGCAACGTGCGCGCCGACGACGGACGGCTGGCGCTGCTGCTCGGCCGGCACCGGAAGACCTATCGCGCGCACGAGCTGGGCCCGAGCGAGCAGGTGCCGGTGCTGCGGGCGTACCTGAAGCGGTGGAAGGCCGAGGTCGGCGCGTTCTTCGACGGGGTCGGCCCCGACTCCACCGACGCCGAGCTCGCCGCCGTCGCGCACCGGCACCCGGCGTTCCGGCTGGAGCCGGCGTCAGGGGTTGCACGAGACTGA